Proteins from a genomic interval of Desulfoplanes formicivorans:
- a CDS encoding peptidylprolyl isomerase, producing MVRIETNKGTIVLELFEDKAPKTVKNFLRYVKDGFYEGTIFHRVIKNFMIQGGGMDEKMQEKKTFSPVKNEADNGLKNEAYTVAMARTMDPHSATAQFFINTVDNAFLNHTAKTEQGWGYAVFGKVVEGKDVVDAIKNVETGAWGFYEDVPKETVMITKAEIVD from the coding sequence GTGGTACGAATCGAGACCAACAAGGGAACCATTGTCCTGGAACTGTTCGAAGACAAGGCTCCCAAGACCGTGAAGAATTTTCTGCGCTACGTCAAAGACGGGTTTTATGAAGGAACCATCTTTCACCGGGTGATCAAGAATTTCATGATTCAGGGTGGCGGCATGGATGAGAAGATGCAGGAAAAGAAGACCTTTTCACCGGTGAAGAACGAGGCGGACAACGGCTTGAAGAATGAGGCCTACACCGTGGCCATGGCCAGGACCATGGATCCCCATTCGGCAACGGCCCAGTTTTTCATTAACACCGTGGACAACGCCTTCTTGAACCACACGGCCAAGACCGAGCAGGGTTGGGGATATGCTGTTTTCGGCAAGGTGGTCGAAGGCAAGGACGTTGTGGACGCCATCAAGAATGTGGAAACCGGAGCCTGGGGCTTTTACGAGGACGTTCCCAAGGAAACCGTCATGATCACCAAGGCCGAAATCGTGGATTGA
- a CDS encoding YchJ family protein — protein sequence MNTHHLLAQAKPRPCPCGSGLSFGSCCGPLLEGTSRPQTAEALMRSRFTAFATGRYAYLQQTVIPSLYDKFIPDDLARSTRHVRWTRLEIEGREAGTANDIQGTVIFSARYEHNNRQHIVRERSRFEKREGAWLYAGGHLLAENQVVGTGRSIGRNTPCPCGSGKKYKKCCGKHR from the coding sequence ATGAACACACACCACCTTCTTGCGCAGGCAAAACCCCGTCCCTGCCCCTGTGGTTCGGGCCTGAGCTTTGGCTCCTGCTGCGGCCCCCTACTCGAAGGGACCTCACGTCCCCAGACAGCCGAAGCGCTCATGCGCTCGCGCTTCACGGCCTTTGCAACCGGCAGGTATGCCTATCTGCAGCAAACCGTCATCCCCAGCCTTTACGACAAGTTCATCCCCGATGACCTTGCCAGGTCAACCCGGCATGTACGCTGGACCCGTCTCGAGATAGAGGGCCGTGAAGCAGGAACAGCCAACGATATCCAGGGTACGGTGATCTTCTCGGCCCGGTACGAGCACAACAACAGGCAGCACATTGTTCGAGAACGCAGCCGCTTTGAAAAAAGAGAAGGCGCCTGGCTCTACGCTGGCGGCCATCTGCTGGCAGAAAACCAGGTCGTGGGAACGGGTCGCAGCATCGGCCGAAACACCCCCTGTCCGTGCGGGAGCGGCAAAAAGTACAAAAAATGCTGCGGCAAACACCGTTAA
- a CDS encoding ATP-binding protein, giving the protein MASLDALQTFARSCLHRSGGPEALQGKIELVLEELLVNVFNYAYPRDCPGQVTLCCRCEADRLAFIIKDRGAAFDPLERATADTSLDIEQRPIGGLGIHLVRNMADSIVYERRDGFNVLTVTFSLSQ; this is encoded by the coding sequence ATGGCTTCTCTTGACGCCCTGCAAACCTTTGCCCGCTCCTGTCTGCACCGCTCGGGCGGGCCGGAGGCCCTGCAGGGTAAGATTGAGCTTGTCCTTGAAGAGCTTCTGGTCAATGTCTTCAATTATGCCTATCCTCGGGATTGTCCCGGGCAGGTCACCCTGTGCTGCCGGTGCGAGGCTGACCGCCTGGCCTTCATCATCAAGGACCGGGGCGCAGCCTTTGATCCCCTGGAGCGAGCCACTGCCGACACCTCTTTGGACATAGAACAGCGTCCCATAGGTGGACTCGGCATCCACCTGGTCAGAAACATGGCTGATTCCATTGTCTATGAACGGCGGGATGGCTTCAATGTCCTGACTGTCACCTTTTCCCTTTCTCAGTAA
- the cobA gene encoding uroporphyrinogen-III C-methyltransferase, with protein sequence MANVYLIGAGPGDPGLLTIKGREILERADVVIYDYLANKVFLDFCRDDAQIIYVGKKGGDHTLPQDKINELIVQKAREGHVVARLKGGDPYVFGRGAEEGEELLDAGIDFEVVPGVTSAVAGPAYAGIPLTHRKYASSVSFITGHEDPTKGESAHNWESLAKGTSTLVFFMGVKNLPHITANLIQAGMDPDTPAALVRWGTTCRHFSMVSTVGNIAEDAVKQGIKPPSLLVVGHVVCLRDRLNFFEKRPLLGKGVVVTRARKQASGLVARLGELGACCYEFPTIRIKPLDDYGQVQEALAGLDTYDWILFTSVNGVVHFWDQLRQTGRDARALGGRKIAAIGPATARELEARGVFPDFVPEKYVAESVVQGLLKRGIQGKNVLVPRAKKAREVLPEGLRNAGCRVDVLPVYETVLAEDGQQEVLDGLASGDIHCLTFTSSSTVENFFALVEPDVVKSFVDKGLAIAVIGPVTAKTLATYGLAARIQPEEYTVPALAQAVAEVLGNHHA encoded by the coding sequence ATGGCAAACGTTTATCTCATTGGTGCGGGTCCCGGAGATCCCGGTCTGTTGACCATCAAGGGCAGGGAGATTCTTGAAAGGGCTGATGTGGTCATTTACGACTACCTGGCCAACAAGGTGTTTCTCGACTTTTGTCGCGATGATGCCCAGATCATCTATGTGGGCAAAAAGGGCGGGGATCATACCCTGCCCCAGGACAAGATCAACGAACTCATTGTGCAAAAGGCCAGGGAAGGCCATGTGGTGGCCCGCCTCAAGGGAGGAGACCCGTATGTCTTTGGCCGAGGGGCCGAAGAAGGCGAGGAACTGCTTGATGCGGGTATTGATTTCGAGGTGGTTCCCGGAGTTACGTCGGCCGTTGCCGGACCTGCCTATGCGGGTATCCCCCTGACCCACAGAAAGTACGCTTCGTCGGTATCTTTCATCACAGGGCACGAAGATCCCACCAAGGGTGAGAGCGCACACAACTGGGAATCCCTGGCCAAGGGGACCAGCACCCTGGTTTTTTTCATGGGGGTGAAGAACCTGCCCCATATCACGGCCAATCTCATCCAGGCGGGCATGGACCCGGATACGCCGGCGGCTCTGGTGCGATGGGGAACAACCTGTCGTCATTTTTCCATGGTCTCAACCGTTGGGAATATTGCCGAAGATGCGGTCAAACAGGGGATTAAGCCCCCCTCTCTTCTGGTGGTGGGGCATGTGGTGTGCCTGCGGGACCGGTTGAACTTTTTTGAGAAACGTCCCCTGCTGGGCAAGGGGGTTGTGGTTACCCGGGCCAGAAAGCAGGCCAGTGGACTGGTTGCACGTCTTGGCGAGCTTGGGGCGTGCTGCTATGAGTTCCCGACCATCAGGATCAAGCCCCTGGATGATTACGGGCAGGTTCAAGAGGCTCTTGCCGGTTTGGACACCTATGACTGGATCCTGTTTACTTCGGTCAACGGGGTTGTGCATTTCTGGGATCAGCTGAGGCAGACCGGCAGGGACGCCCGGGCCCTGGGAGGCAGGAAGATTGCCGCCATTGGACCGGCAACGGCCAGGGAATTGGAAGCTCGAGGCGTGTTTCCGGATTTTGTGCCTGAAAAATATGTGGCCGAATCCGTGGTGCAAGGACTTCTGAAAAGGGGCATCCAGGGAAAAAATGTCCTTGTTCCTCGAGCGAAAAAGGCCCGAGAGGTGCTTCCCGAGGGATTGCGCAACGCCGGATGCCGGGTCGATGTGCTTCCCGTGTACGAAACCGTGCTTGCCGAGGACGGCCAGCAAGAGGTTCTGGACGGGCTTGCCAGCGGGGATATCCATTGCCTGACCTTTACCAGTTCCTCCACCGTGGAGAATTTTTTTGCCCTGGTGGAGCCGGACGTGGTCAAATCCTTTGTGGACAAGGGACTTGCCATCGCGGTCATTGGACCTGTTACGGCAAAAACCCTTGCAACCTACGGGCTTGCTGCCCGGATTCAGCCGGAGGAGTATACGGTTCCTGCCCTGGCCCAGGCTGTGGCCGAGGTGTTGGGGAACCACCACGCATAA
- the purM gene encoding phosphoribosylformylglycinamidine cyclo-ligase — MQQRDKAYKEAGVDIDAGNAFVSSIKSIVSETFTKGVITDIGGFGGLFKPDLHNLHEPVLVASTDGVGTKLKLAFLFEHHTTIGIDLVAMSVNDILVQGAKPLFFLDYFATGKLEQERAQEALAGIAHGCKLAQCALLGGETAEMPDFYAPGEYDLSGFCVGIVDNDRIVDGRGIRVGDRIVGLASSGIHSNGYSLVRKIYKDSGLGARDIFPGTDKTVADVLLEPTRIYVKTVLNLLRDLEIRGMVHVTGGGFYDNIPRVLPESLKASVQFGTWDIPPVFSWLRKQGNLSWEEMLQIFNSGIGYILVISPDMEEDVMSRLKALGQDAWVIGEIAERTGQDSEQVDILF; from the coding sequence ATGCAGCAGCGTGACAAGGCCTACAAGGAGGCCGGGGTGGATATAGATGCGGGAAACGCCTTTGTTTCGAGCATCAAATCCATTGTTTCGGAAACGTTTACCAAGGGAGTGATCACGGATATCGGCGGATTTGGAGGATTGTTCAAGCCGGATCTGCACAATCTGCACGAGCCTGTTCTGGTGGCTTCCACTGATGGGGTCGGAACCAAATTAAAACTGGCTTTCCTGTTCGAGCATCATACGACCATCGGAATCGATCTGGTGGCTATGAGCGTGAATGATATTTTGGTTCAGGGTGCTAAACCTCTTTTTTTCCTTGATTATTTTGCAACAGGTAAGCTTGAGCAGGAGCGTGCTCAGGAAGCACTTGCGGGGATAGCTCATGGGTGCAAACTGGCTCAATGTGCTCTTTTGGGCGGTGAAACCGCAGAAATGCCGGATTTTTACGCACCTGGCGAGTATGATCTTTCCGGATTCTGCGTGGGCATCGTGGACAACGACCGTATTGTGGACGGTAGAGGTATTCGTGTCGGGGACAGGATCGTGGGGCTGGCATCGTCGGGCATTCACTCCAATGGGTATTCCCTGGTGCGCAAGATTTACAAGGATAGCGGCCTTGGGGCCAGGGACATTTTTCCGGGGACGGACAAAACCGTGGCCGACGTGCTGCTGGAACCGACCAGAATCTATGTTAAAACAGTACTCAACCTCCTGCGTGATCTCGAGATTCGGGGCATGGTTCATGTAACCGGTGGTGGTTTTTACGACAATATTCCCCGTGTACTGCCCGAATCCCTCAAGGCATCTGTCCAGTTCGGAACCTGGGACATCCCCCCTGTTTTTTCTTGGCTCAGGAAACAGGGCAATTTGTCTTGGGAAGAAATGCTTCAGATTTTCAATTCGGGAATCGGGTACATCCTGGTTATCAGCCCGGATATGGAAGAGGATGTTATGTCCCGTTTGAAGGCTCTAGGGCAGGATGCCTGGGTGATTGGTGAAATAGCCGAACGAACCGGTCAGGATTCCGAGCAGGTGGATATTCTTTTCTAG
- a CDS encoding STAS domain-containing protein: protein MEFEQIEKDNAVILTVRGRMDAVTAPQFEEQCNAIIDGGATNICVQMAQVEYMSSAGLRSVLLIGKKLKGLGGGLAFYDLSGMVSEVFKMSGFSSIFPVGESQDDALAKLG from the coding sequence ATGGAATTTGAGCAGATAGAAAAGGATAATGCCGTGATTCTCACGGTGCGCGGGCGGATGGATGCTGTGACCGCTCCCCAGTTTGAAGAACAATGCAACGCCATCATTGATGGCGGGGCCACAAATATCTGTGTGCAGATGGCTCAGGTGGAGTACATGAGCAGTGCGGGTTTGCGCAGCGTGCTGCTCATTGGCAAGAAACTCAAGGGGCTTGGTGGGGGACTGGCGTTTTACGATCTTTCCGGCATGGTGAGCGAGGTGTTCAAAATGTCCGGGTTCAGTTCGATCTTTCCTGTGGGGGAGAGCCAAGACGATGCGCTCGCCAAACTCGGTTGA
- a CDS encoding GGDEF domain-containing protein: MINIDKLNAAMDMAAMPADFKWRSFMMHLAGMATYDFLTGEQKKQLKALFDQILGERNYSEEYFRTIFMRKQSILAAPWKTELKLALDEAMGRVHSFKKLLRQRTDDIRDLEEETVRTVETETSLDAVVASVKSGFGGLISKLEDDAKVLVEMSMTDVLTGLPNRRAFDLAIQRSFKRWKDKGGKLALIMIDIDYFKAFNDKYGHRIGDQVLATVGAAVKQACGPRDVTTERSILGARFGGEEFAVLLVGFAAQEVKDLAKELCQRVARYNFVIRDANGRIIENHIQLTISAGSAMAEPGWDSPARLIDAADSLLYRAKRSGRNQVCSQPR, encoded by the coding sequence ATGATCAACATCGACAAATTGAACGCCGCCATGGACATGGCAGCCATGCCGGCTGATTTCAAATGGCGATCGTTCATGATGCACCTTGCTGGCATGGCAACCTATGATTTTTTGACTGGTGAGCAGAAAAAACAGCTCAAGGCCCTGTTCGACCAGATCCTTGGGGAGCGGAATTATTCCGAGGAATATTTTCGCACGATTTTCATGCGCAAGCAGAGCATTCTGGCCGCGCCCTGGAAGACCGAGCTCAAACTGGCCCTTGACGAGGCCATGGGGCGTGTCCACTCCTTCAAAAAATTGTTGCGCCAACGTACCGATGATATCCGCGATCTCGAGGAGGAGACCGTTCGGACCGTGGAGACCGAGACAAGTCTCGACGCCGTGGTGGCAAGTGTCAAGTCGGGATTTGGCGGGCTGATATCGAAGCTGGAAGACGATGCCAAAGTTCTGGTCGAAATGAGTATGACCGATGTGCTCACGGGCTTACCCAATCGCAGAGCCTTTGATCTGGCCATCCAGCGTTCTTTTAAACGGTGGAAGGACAAAGGGGGAAAACTGGCCCTGATCATGATTGATATCGATTATTTCAAGGCCTTTAACGACAAATACGGTCATCGCATCGGCGATCAGGTTCTGGCAACGGTGGGGGCAGCTGTGAAACAGGCCTGTGGGCCTCGGGATGTTACGACTGAACGTTCTATCCTGGGCGCACGATTTGGGGGAGAAGAGTTTGCCGTTCTCCTGGTTGGCTTTGCCGCCCAAGAGGTCAAGGACCTGGCCAAAGAGCTTTGTCAACGTGTGGCTAGGTACAATTTTGTGATCCGGGATGCCAATGGTCGGATTATTGAGAATCATATCCAACTGACCATTAGCGCGGGCTCGGCCATGGCCGAGCCCGGGTGGGACAGTCCGGCCCGGCTTATTGATGCGGCAGACAGTCTCCTGTACCGGGCCAAACGTTCGGGCCGCAATCAGGTCTGTAGTCAACCCCGGTGA
- a CDS encoding valine--tRNA ligase, whose protein sequence is MAEYALPKGYEPADVEDRWLRYWEENKTFTPDPASEKDPYSIVIPPPNVTGKLHMGHALNLTLQDILCRFYRQQGKNVLWVPGTDHAGIATQNVVEKSLAREGKTRDDVGREQFIERVWEWKEEYGNAILNQIRRMGASVDWTRTRFTMDEGLSRAVREVFVRLYEEGLIYKGNYIINWCPRCHTALADIEVEHKEIPGGLYEVRYPLADGSGDVVIATTRPETIPGDTAVAVHPDDERYTHLVGKKLVLPLLNREIPIIADPYVDREFGTACLKVTPAHDMNDFALGRKHNLETIQVIDDKGMMTEAAGPDFAGLDRFACREKILAMLEESGFLVARKEYAHSVGHCYRCNTAIEPYVSKQWFVSTAPLAKVARQAVADGRTKIYPSHWDKTYFEWLDNIRDWCISRQIWWGHRIPAWTCQECGRLIVAKEDPTSCPHCQSANLVQEEDVLDTWFSSALWPFSTLGWPDKTPELATFYPTSVLVTGFDILFFWVARMMMMGLHFMDEIPFDDVYIHALVRDAKGRKMSKSTGNVIDPLTTIDKFGTDAFRFTLTSFAAMGRDIKLAEDRIEGYRHFINKIWNAARFSLMHLDETTPALDPGTIRGLHHAWILNRLEEVKAEVKKAIEGYQFNEYAGTMYQFVWHEFCDWYLEMIKPELYGEDEEAKQKARGCLGHVLRETLILLHPVVPFVSQEIWSHMPGTDQENLAEALYPVSHPELANKEAAKQMAFLQQLVVAVRNIRSELGVEPAKKVNLLIKAEGDDSAFLLDHEQEIANLARLDSIRVAAEIEPPKGCATAVVQGHEIFVPLEGMVDFDAELARLSKELVKLTKELDRVTKKLSNKSFLDKAPRDVVAKEEAKAREFSQKREKLEGLQARLRDIIGE, encoded by the coding sequence ATGGCAGAATACGCATTGCCCAAGGGCTACGAGCCCGCTGATGTTGAAGACCGATGGCTCAGATACTGGGAGGAGAACAAGACCTTTACCCCTGATCCCGCGTCTGAGAAAGATCCCTACAGTATCGTCATCCCACCGCCCAACGTCACGGGCAAGTTGCATATGGGGCATGCCCTGAACCTGACCCTGCAGGATATTTTGTGCCGGTTTTACCGTCAGCAGGGGAAGAATGTCCTCTGGGTTCCGGGGACCGATCATGCCGGGATCGCTACCCAGAATGTGGTGGAGAAATCTCTGGCCAGGGAAGGCAAGACCCGGGACGATGTGGGCCGGGAACAATTCATTGAGCGGGTCTGGGAGTGGAAGGAGGAGTATGGCAACGCCATTTTGAACCAGATCCGGCGCATGGGCGCTTCCGTGGACTGGACCCGAACCCGGTTTACCATGGATGAGGGGCTTTCCCGGGCCGTGCGTGAGGTTTTTGTGCGTCTGTATGAGGAGGGGTTGATCTACAAGGGCAACTACATCATCAACTGGTGTCCGCGCTGTCATACCGCCCTGGCCGATATCGAGGTGGAGCACAAGGAGATCCCGGGGGGACTCTATGAGGTCCGTTATCCCCTGGCCGATGGCAGCGGTGATGTGGTCATTGCCACCACACGTCCCGAAACCATCCCCGGCGACACGGCCGTTGCCGTGCATCCCGATGACGAACGTTACACGCATCTGGTGGGCAAAAAGCTCGTTCTGCCCCTTTTGAACCGCGAGATCCCCATTATTGCCGATCCCTATGTGGATCGCGAGTTCGGCACGGCCTGCCTCAAGGTTACTCCGGCCCACGACATGAATGACTTTGCCCTGGGCAGAAAGCACAATTTAGAGACCATTCAGGTTATTGACGACAAGGGGATGATGACCGAGGCCGCAGGGCCCGATTTTGCCGGTCTGGATCGGTTTGCCTGTCGGGAGAAGATCCTGGCCATGCTCGAGGAATCCGGCTTTCTGGTTGCCAGAAAGGAATATGCCCATTCTGTTGGTCATTGCTATCGGTGCAACACGGCCATTGAGCCGTATGTATCCAAGCAGTGGTTTGTCTCCACGGCGCCTCTGGCCAAGGTGGCCCGTCAGGCTGTTGCCGACGGCAGGACCAAAATCTATCCCTCCCACTGGGACAAGACCTATTTCGAATGGCTGGACAATATCAGGGACTGGTGCATTTCCAGGCAGATCTGGTGGGGGCACCGCATCCCGGCCTGGACCTGTCAGGAGTGCGGCAGGCTCATCGTGGCCAAGGAAGATCCCACCTCGTGCCCGCATTGCCAGAGCGCCAATCTGGTGCAGGAAGAAGATGTCCTGGATACCTGGTTTTCTTCGGCCCTGTGGCCTTTTTCCACCCTGGGCTGGCCGGATAAAACCCCGGAGCTTGCCACCTTTTATCCCACCTCCGTTCTGGTCACGGGATTTGACATTCTCTTTTTCTGGGTGGCGCGCATGATGATGATGGGCCTTCATTTCATGGATGAAATCCCCTTTGATGATGTGTACATCCACGCCCTGGTCCGTGACGCCAAGGGGCGCAAAATGAGCAAGTCGACTGGTAATGTCATTGACCCGCTGACAACCATCGACAAGTTCGGCACGGATGCGTTCCGTTTCACCCTGACCTCGTTTGCGGCCATGGGCCGGGATATCAAGCTGGCCGAGGACCGCATCGAAGGGTACCGCCATTTCATCAACAAGATATGGAATGCGGCCAGGTTTTCCCTCATGCATCTTGACGAGACCACACCCGCTCTTGATCCGGGTACGATCAGGGGACTGCATCACGCCTGGATTTTGAACCGTCTCGAAGAGGTCAAGGCGGAAGTCAAAAAGGCCATTGAAGGCTACCAGTTCAACGAGTACGCCGGGACCATGTACCAGTTTGTCTGGCATGAGTTCTGCGACTGGTATCTGGAGATGATCAAGCCCGAGCTGTATGGTGAGGACGAGGAGGCCAAGCAGAAGGCCAGGGGGTGTCTGGGACATGTCCTGCGCGAGACCCTGATTCTGCTTCATCCTGTTGTCCCGTTCGTCAGTCAGGAGATCTGGTCCCACATGCCGGGAACAGATCAGGAGAATCTGGCCGAGGCTCTCTATCCGGTGTCGCATCCGGAACTTGCCAACAAGGAGGCTGCCAAACAGATGGCCTTTTTGCAGCAGCTTGTGGTGGCGGTCAGGAATATACGTTCGGAGCTCGGGGTGGAGCCGGCCAAAAAGGTCAACCTCCTTATCAAGGCTGAAGGCGATGACAGCGCGTTCCTCCTGGATCACGAACAGGAAATCGCCAATCTGGCCCGTCTGGATTCCATCCGTGTGGCAGCCGAGATTGAGCCGCCCAAGGGGTGTGCCACGGCAGTAGTTCAGGGGCACGAGATCTTTGTTCCCCTGGAAGGCATGGTTGATTTTGATGCCGAATTGGCCCGGTTGTCCAAGGAGCTGGTCAAATTGACCAAGGAACTTGATCGGGTGACCAAAAAATTGTCCAACAAGAGCTTTCTGGACAAGGCTCCCCGGGACGTGGTTGCCAAGGAAGAGGCCAAGGCCAGGGAGTTTAGCCAGAAGCGGGAAAAACTCGAAGGCCTGCAGGCCAGACTTCGGGACATTATCGGAGAATAA
- the amrA gene encoding AmmeMemoRadiSam system protein A — MNRFRFELTKEEKTYLKDLVFASIGHRLGVGPAPDMTPVSRKLTQPYGAFVTLTRNGQLRGCIGHIVAQDPLYRTVAGMARAAAFGDPRFPPVSLEEFGDLEVEISILSPLERVKDLTAIIPGVHGLYVRQGQRSGLLLPQVAVEWSWDRETFLAQTCHKAGLPPDAWKDDATEVYWFQAEVF, encoded by the coding sequence ATGAACAGATTCCGTTTTGAACTGACCAAAGAGGAAAAAACGTATCTCAAGGACCTGGTTTTTGCGAGCATTGGGCATCGTCTGGGCGTGGGTCCAGCCCCGGACATGACTCCGGTGAGCCGGAAACTGACCCAGCCGTATGGTGCCTTTGTCACTCTGACCAGGAACGGGCAGCTCAGGGGATGTATCGGACATATTGTCGCCCAGGACCCCCTGTACAGGACCGTGGCCGGGATGGCCCGGGCCGCGGCCTTTGGAGATCCCAGATTCCCGCCGGTTTCTCTGGAGGAGTTCGGGGACCTTGAGGTGGAAATTTCCATTTTGAGCCCTCTGGAGCGGGTCAAGGATCTGACAGCCATTATCCCGGGCGTTCATGGCCTGTACGTGCGTCAGGGACAACGATCCGGGCTGCTTTTGCCCCAGGTGGCAGTGGAATGGTCCTGGGATAGGGAAACCTTTCTCGCCCAGACCTGTCACAAGGCCGGCCTGCCCCCGGATGCCTGGAAGGATGATGCCACCGAGGTGTACTGGTTTCAGGCAGAGGTTTTCTGA
- a CDS encoding amidohydrolase: MSILITGVLHENRIQDILIKGNHIVSIGNLAHVQADTCIDGTGKAILPSFMNGHTHAAMTLLRGFADDMPLGVWLKDHIWPIEAKMTEEDVYWGAKFACLEMIRTGTTFFADMYWHFPGTARAVQEMGIRAGLSAALFDFGDKERARQAKDQVEKLYEKYASLSERIIFTLGPHAIYTVSKDSLAWVAEYAEDKDLLIHLHVSETSTEVENCLKEHGMRPVEYLDSVGLLSPRLMACHCVWLSDHEMDLLARNHVQVIHNPASNLKLASGTFRYQPLADRGLNIGLGTDGCASNNNLDMFEEMKLAALLAKSASGDATVLPAVDAFALATKNMAAMYGLECGEIREGMLADCMLVNLNHPQLTPGHHLLSNVVYSANGDCVDTVICNGRVLMEDGVVPGEEEITAGFRACVDRLTGA; this comes from the coding sequence ATGAGCATTCTGATAACCGGCGTTCTTCATGAGAACAGGATCCAGGACATCCTGATTAAGGGCAATCACATCGTCTCCATCGGTAACCTTGCTCATGTTCAGGCGGATACGTGCATTGACGGAACAGGCAAGGCCATTTTGCCTTCGTTCATGAACGGACATACTCACGCCGCCATGACCCTGCTTCGGGGATTTGCCGATGACATGCCTCTGGGTGTCTGGCTCAAGGATCATATCTGGCCCATTGAAGCCAAAATGACAGAAGAGGATGTCTATTGGGGGGCCAAGTTCGCTTGTTTGGAGATGATCCGGACCGGGACCACATTTTTTGCAGACATGTACTGGCATTTTCCTGGAACGGCCAGGGCCGTTCAGGAGATGGGGATCCGGGCCGGGCTTTCAGCTGCGTTGTTCGATTTCGGGGACAAGGAACGGGCAAGGCAGGCCAAGGATCAGGTCGAAAAACTGTACGAGAAATACGCCTCCTTGTCCGAGCGCATCATTTTCACCCTTGGTCCTCATGCCATATATACCGTGTCCAAGGATTCCCTGGCCTGGGTGGCCGAGTATGCCGAGGACAAGGATCTGCTTATTCATCTGCATGTGAGCGAGACCAGCACGGAAGTGGAAAATTGCCTCAAGGAGCACGGGATGCGCCCGGTGGAGTATCTGGATTCTGTGGGACTGCTTTCCCCTCGGCTCATGGCCTGTCATTGCGTATGGCTGAGCGACCATGAAATGGATCTGCTCGCCCGCAACCATGTCCAGGTCATTCACAATCCTGCCTCGAACCTCAAGCTCGCCTCGGGAACATTCAGGTATCAACCCCTGGCCGACAGGGGACTCAATATCGGTCTGGGCACGGATGGGTGCGCCTCCAACAATAATCTGGACATGTTCGAGGAAATGAAACTTGCGGCTCTGCTGGCCAAGTCGGCATCAGGTGACGCGACCGTGCTTCCGGCTGTGGATGCCTTTGCTCTGGCCACGAAAAACATGGCCGCCATGTACGGGCTGGAGTGTGGAGAAATCCGTGAGGGCATGCTCGCCGACTGCATGCTCGTGAATTTGAATCACCCCCAGCTCACTCCTGGTCACCATCTTCTCTCCAACGTCGTGTACAGTGCCAACGGGGATTGTGTGGACACGGTTATCTGCAACGGACGTGTGCTCATGGAGGATGGTGTGGTCCCTGGTGAGGAGGAGATCACTGCCGGGTTCAGGGCGTGTGTGGACCGCTTGACGGGTGCCTGA
- the purN gene encoding phosphoribosylglycinamide formyltransferase, giving the protein MTLPIAVLISGSGTNLDAIIRAIEAKRLDARITVVISNNPDAYGLERAKAHCLPYQVIDHGDYASREAFDAVLAEAIRESGAKAVILAGFMRILSPSFISAFSGNVLNIHPAILPSFAGANAQRQQADFGVRLAGCTVHFVDEKMDNGPIVIQAVVPAYPDDNGDTLGQRILEYEHRIYPQAIQWLAQGRLKIQGRKVVVANAGKAKALPENGVLINPPLEEGF; this is encoded by the coding sequence ATGACCCTACCCATTGCCGTTTTGATTTCAGGCAGCGGTACCAATCTTGACGCCATCATCCGGGCCATTGAGGCCAAGCGCCTTGATGCCCGGATTACCGTGGTCATCAGCAACAATCCCGATGCCTACGGGCTTGAGCGGGCCAAGGCCCATTGTCTGCCGTACCAGGTTATTGACCATGGGGACTATGCCTCCAGAGAGGCCTTTGATGCCGTTTTGGCCGAGGCCATCCGGGAATCAGGCGCCAAGGCCGTGATCCTGGCGGGGTTCATGCGTATCCTCTCTCCCTCGTTTATTTCGGCTTTTTCCGGGAACGTCCTGAACATTCATCCTGCCATTCTTCCCAGTTTTGCAGGGGCCAACGCCCAACGGCAGCAGGCTGATTTCGGGGTCAGGCTGGCGGGGTGCACGGTTCATTTTGTGGATGAAAAAATGGATAACGGGCCCATTGTCATCCAGGCGGTTGTTCCGGCCTATCCCGATGACAACGGAGACACCCTTGGCCAACGCATTCTCGAGTACGAGCACAGAATCTATCCCCAGGCCATTCAATGGCTTGCCCAGGGACGGCTCAAGATCCAGGGACGCAAGGTTGTTGTTGCCAACGCAGGCAAGGCAAAGGCGTTGCCGGAAAACGGCGTGCTCATCAATCCGCCCCTTGAAGAAGGATTCTAG